One Bacillota bacterium genomic window carries:
- a CDS encoding tyrosine recombinase, translating into MSGSPGGTERLGEALEDFRGFLEAERGYSPHTVRAYTGDVLQCLGALGLEPDEPVERLAEVESGRLRAFLGTLSLGEGYARRSVARKLAALRSFFRYGRRRGWLEVDPTDLLEAPKLEHPLPRLVSVEQVFRLISLPDETAAGLRDRALLETLYATGARVSELVRLDMTRIDLGRQELFLFGKGAKERRVPLGREAVRSLARYLAEGRPLLAARARRESPDAREALWLNQRGGRLTARGVRHILDQYVERLADLEHLSPHTLRHAFATHLLDGGADIRVVQELLGHARVSTTQIYTHVSRLHLREVYNRAHPRA; encoded by the coding sequence ATGAGCGGGAGCCCGGGCGGAACGGAGCGACTGGGCGAGGCGCTGGAGGATTTCCGCGGCTTCCTGGAGGCCGAGCGCGGCTACTCGCCGCACACCGTGCGCGCCTACACGGGCGACGTGCTGCAGTGCCTGGGCGCGCTGGGCCTGGAGCCGGACGAGCCGGTGGAGCGGCTGGCGGAGGTGGAGAGCGGCCGGCTGCGCGCCTTCCTCGGCACGCTCAGTCTGGGCGAGGGCTACGCGCGCCGCTCGGTCGCGAGGAAGCTGGCCGCCCTGCGCAGCTTCTTCCGCTACGGGCGGCGGCGCGGTTGGCTGGAGGTCGATCCCACGGACCTCCTGGAGGCGCCCAAGCTGGAGCACCCGCTGCCGCGCCTGGTGAGCGTGGAGCAGGTCTTCCGCCTCATCAGCCTGCCGGATGAGACGGCCGCCGGCCTGCGCGACCGGGCGTTGCTCGAGACGCTCTACGCCACCGGCGCGCGTGTCTCGGAGCTGGTCCGGCTGGACATGACGCGGATCGACCTGGGAAGGCAGGAGCTCTTTCTCTTCGGCAAGGGCGCCAAGGAGCGACGCGTGCCGCTGGGGCGCGAGGCGGTCCGCAGCCTGGCGCGATACCTGGCCGAGGGACGGCCGCTCCTGGCGGCGCGGGCCCGCCGCGAGAGCCCTGACGCGCGCGAGGCGCTCTGGCTCAACCAGCGGGGCGGTCGCCTGACGGCACGCGGAGTCCGCCACATCCTCGACCAGTACGTGGAGCGACTGGCCGATCTGGAGCATCTCAGCCCGCACACGCTGCGCCATGCCTTCGCCACCCATCTGCTGGACGGAGGAGCGGACATCCGCGTGGTCCAGGAGTTGCTCGGCCACGCCCGCGTCTCGACGACGCAGATCTACACGCACGTCTCGCGCCTCCACCTCCGCGAGGTGTACAATCGAGCGCACCCGAGGGCGTAG
- the hslV gene encoding ATP-dependent protease subunit HslV produces MLRATTVVAVRRDGRLAMGSDGQVTQESIILKHGAQKVRRLGGGRVLAGFAGSVADALTLFEKFEGHLQQSGGRLGRAAVELAKEWRTDRVLRRLEALMLVGDAENLLLLSGGGEVIEPDEPVMAIGSGGPYALAAGRALLRNTPMTAAEIVRQSLLIASEICIYTNDRITVEELD; encoded by the coding sequence ATGCTCCGCGCCACCACCGTGGTGGCCGTCCGCCGCGACGGGCGGTTGGCCATGGGTTCGGACGGCCAGGTCACCCAGGAGTCGATCATCCTCAAGCACGGGGCGCAGAAGGTGCGGCGCCTGGGCGGCGGCCGTGTGCTGGCCGGCTTCGCCGGCTCGGTCGCCGACGCGCTGACGCTCTTCGAGAAGTTCGAGGGCCACCTGCAGCAGAGCGGTGGTCGGCTGGGTAGGGCGGCGGTCGAGCTGGCCAAGGAGTGGCGGACGGACCGCGTGCTCCGCCGCCTGGAGGCTCTGATGCTGGTGGGCGACGCCGAGAACCTCCTCCTGCTCTCGGGCGGCGGCGAGGTGATCGAGCCGGATGAGCCCGTGATGGCCATCGGCTCGGGCGGGCCGTACGCGCTGGCGGCCGGGCGGGCGTTGCTGCGGAACACGCCCATGACGGCGGCGGAGATCGTTCGCCAGTCGCTCCTCATCGCCTCGGAGATCTGCATCTACACGAACGACCGGATCACCGTGGAGGAGCTGGATTGA
- the flgC gene encoding flagellar basal body rod protein FlgC, with protein sequence MNLWQSMNISASGLTAERFRIDLVASNLANVESTAARPGGAAFQRQLAYFQEAWGADGPAGVVVAGVYRDPRPGPVEYQPGNPAADAQGYVQLPNVDPTSEAVDLLAASRAYEMNATAFSVGRDLFRQGLAIGQA encoded by the coding sequence GTGAACCTCTGGCAGTCCATGAACATCAGCGCCTCGGGACTGACCGCCGAGCGCTTCCGCATCGACCTGGTGGCCTCCAACCTGGCCAACGTGGAGAGCACGGCGGCGCGGCCGGGCGGGGCGGCCTTCCAGCGCCAGCTGGCCTACTTCCAGGAGGCCTGGGGTGCCGACGGCCCCGCCGGCGTCGTGGTGGCCGGCGTCTACCGCGACCCGCGCCCGGGGCCGGTGGAGTACCAGCCCGGCAATCCGGCCGCCGACGCGCAGGGCTACGTCCAGCTTCCCAACGTCGACCCCACCAGCGAGGCCGTCGACCTGCTGGCCGCCTCGCGCGCCTACGAGATGAACGCCACCGCCTTCTCGGTCGGCCGCGACCTCTTCCGGCAGGGGCTGGCCATCGGGCAGGCCTGA
- the fliG gene encoding flagellar motor switch protein FliG, translated as MSKVTVRPRQKAAILCQALGPQACQAIFRRLTDEEIEQLTLEIANLGPVQPETEEGVLEDFATLGEAQSYVRVGGISAARQLLDQVLGPAKTAEILQRLTATLQVRPFDFIRRADPAQLLSFLEGEHPQTVALVMAYMSPEQAAQVLAALPPEMQVDVVRRIATMARTSPDVVKEVERVLERKLAALTSQGSTEIAGVQAVVQMLNRVDRGTERSIVENLGATDPELMEEIRQRMFVFEDLVFLDDRSLQRALREIDLNTDLPLAMRGASDEVKAKILRNLSQRAGQLLQENMEYLGPVRLREVEEAQQRIVAAVRRLEDAGEIVVSRGGRDEVLV; from the coding sequence GTGAGCAAGGTGACGGTGCGACCGCGGCAGAAGGCGGCGATCCTCTGCCAGGCCCTGGGGCCCCAGGCCTGCCAGGCCATCTTCCGGCGGCTGACGGACGAGGAGATCGAGCAGCTGACGCTGGAGATCGCCAACCTGGGCCCCGTCCAGCCGGAGACCGAGGAGGGCGTTCTGGAGGACTTCGCCACCCTGGGCGAGGCCCAGAGCTACGTCCGCGTGGGCGGCATCAGCGCCGCCCGGCAGCTGCTGGACCAGGTGCTGGGGCCGGCCAAGACGGCCGAGATCCTGCAGCGCCTGACGGCCACGCTCCAGGTCCGCCCCTTCGACTTCATCCGCCGCGCTGACCCGGCCCAGCTGCTCAGCTTCCTGGAGGGGGAGCACCCGCAGACGGTGGCGCTGGTGATGGCCTACATGTCGCCCGAGCAGGCCGCCCAGGTGCTGGCTGCGCTGCCCCCCGAGATGCAGGTGGACGTGGTGCGGCGCATCGCCACCATGGCGCGCACCTCGCCCGACGTGGTCAAGGAGGTGGAGCGGGTCCTGGAGAGGAAGCTGGCCGCCCTCACCAGCCAGGGCTCCACCGAGATCGCCGGCGTGCAGGCGGTGGTGCAGATGCTCAACCGGGTCGACCGGGGCACGGAGCGGAGCATCGTGGAGAACCTGGGCGCCACCGACCCCGAGCTCATGGAGGAGATCCGCCAGCGCATGTTCGTCTTCGAGGACCTGGTCTTCCTCGACGACCGCTCGCTGCAGCGGGCGCTGCGCGAGATCGACCTCAACACCGACCTGCCGCTGGCCATGCGCGGCGCCAGCGACGAGGTGAAGGCCAAGATCCTGCGCAACCTCTCGCAGCGCGCCGGCCAGCTGCTGCAGGAGAACATGGAGTACCTCGGCCCCGTGCGCCTGCGCGAGGTGGAGGAGGCGCAGCAGCGGATCGTGGCCGCCGTCCGTCGCCTGGAGGATGCGGGCGAGATCGTCGTCAGCCGCGGAGGAAGGGATGAGGTCCTTGTCTAG
- the fliF gene encoding flagellar M-ring protein FliF: protein MSLSVRALGEQLGSFWNRLERGPRRLLAGAAALALAAVVAVAFLGHRAPAMAPLFSHLNSQDAAAITQQLQSQGVPYQLADQGQTVLVPADQVYKLRLDMAAKGLPSSGVVGFESMNSLPLGATSFQQQVAYLRALEGELTRTILQIQGVAGARVHINLPQPSVFVSQQQPASAAVMVEMAPGQLLEPDQVAGIRHLVAASVPDLKPEDVVIVDQYGRSLDTASGDQAAAGPAGYAQQRAFEQDLQQSVTGLLQQVFGSTPVAVRVSASLDMNQRTIQNDTYTPPAGAGGNGGLAQSVHQLQEQFSGTGLPPGGLAGSASNLPPGATVPTYPAGGNGGTNTYTQTDTTTDYLVNHIQEQIKVAPGAIQRLSVAVVVGANLTPAQQQAVQRVVEAAVGANAQRGDVVTVLGMPFRSARPAATQPATAPRPSLLQPPYVYALAAAALLLLLLAVAVALAARSRRRAQAQLEEMQALLARRQEAPSPQPAPAAAAEPPRDGRAVLERARRLALADPETAANVIRSWLSEN from the coding sequence ATGAGCCTCTCGGTCCGGGCGCTGGGCGAGCAGCTGGGCAGCTTCTGGAACCGCCTGGAACGCGGGCCGCGCCGGCTGCTGGCGGGCGCGGCGGCGCTGGCGCTGGCGGCGGTGGTGGCGGTCGCCTTCCTCGGTCACCGCGCCCCGGCCATGGCGCCGCTCTTCTCGCACCTGAACAGCCAGGACGCGGCGGCCATCACGCAGCAGCTGCAGAGTCAGGGCGTCCCCTACCAGCTGGCCGACCAGGGCCAGACCGTCCTCGTCCCTGCCGATCAGGTCTACAAGCTCCGCCTGGACATGGCCGCCAAAGGCCTCCCCTCCTCGGGCGTGGTGGGCTTCGAGAGCATGAACAGTCTGCCGTTGGGGGCGACTTCCTTCCAGCAGCAGGTGGCCTACCTGCGCGCCCTGGAGGGCGAGCTGACGCGGACCATCCTGCAGATCCAGGGGGTGGCGGGGGCGCGGGTGCACATCAACCTGCCCCAGCCCAGCGTCTTCGTCTCGCAGCAGCAGCCGGCCAGCGCCGCGGTGATGGTGGAGATGGCGCCCGGCCAGCTCCTCGAACCCGACCAGGTGGCCGGCATCCGCCACCTGGTGGCGGCCAGCGTGCCGGACCTGAAGCCGGAGGACGTGGTCATCGTCGACCAGTACGGGCGCTCGCTGGACACCGCCAGCGGCGACCAAGCCGCGGCGGGGCCGGCGGGGTACGCCCAGCAGCGGGCCTTCGAGCAGGACCTGCAGCAGTCGGTGACCGGCCTGCTGCAGCAGGTCTTCGGCTCCACGCCTGTGGCCGTCCGGGTCAGCGCCTCGCTGGACATGAACCAGCGGACGATCCAGAACGACACCTACACGCCGCCCGCCGGCGCCGGCGGCAACGGCGGCTTGGCGCAGAGCGTCCACCAGCTGCAGGAGCAGTTCAGCGGCACGGGCCTGCCGCCCGGCGGGCTGGCCGGCTCGGCCAGCAACCTGCCGCCTGGCGCCACCGTGCCCACCTACCCGGCCGGAGGCAACGGCGGTACCAACACCTACACGCAGACCGACACCACCACCGATTATCTCGTCAATCACATCCAGGAGCAGATCAAAGTGGCGCCGGGCGCCATCCAGCGCCTCTCGGTGGCGGTGGTGGTGGGCGCCAACCTGACGCCGGCCCAGCAGCAGGCGGTACAGCGGGTGGTGGAGGCTGCGGTGGGGGCCAACGCCCAGCGCGGCGATGTGGTGACGGTGCTGGGCATGCCCTTCCGCTCGGCACGGCCGGCCGCCACGCAGCCGGCGACGGCGCCCAGACCGTCGCTGCTCCAGCCGCCCTACGTCTACGCGCTGGCGGCGGCGGCGCTCCTGCTCCTGCTGCTGGCCGTGGCGGTGGCGCTGGCCGCCCGCTCCCGCCGGCGAGCCCAGGCGCAGCTGGAGGAGATGCAGGCGTTGCTGGCGCGGCGTCAGGAGGCGCCGTCGCCGCAGCCGGCGCCCGCGGCGGCGGCGGAGCCACCGCGCGACGGCAGGGCGGTGCTGGAGCGGGCGAGGCGTCTGGCCCTGGCCGACCCCGAGACCGCCGCCAACGTGATTCGCTCCTGGCTCTCGGAGAACTAG
- the fliE gene encoding flagellar hook-basal body complex protein FliE, with protein MPTGLSPVQSLPAAPAGPVGPSGPGGRAAGGTASSFAQQLAQALDGVNQLQLEAQQAAASLLQGGVGDVAQVVIASEKASLALQLVATVRNEALAAYQDVMRTPL; from the coding sequence GTGCCCACGGGTCTCTCGCCTGTCCAGTCGCTTCCCGCCGCCCCCGCCGGTCCGGTCGGGCCGTCCGGGCCTGGCGGCCGGGCCGCCGGTGGCACGGCGTCGAGCTTCGCCCAGCAGCTGGCGCAGGCGCTGGACGGGGTCAACCAGCTCCAGCTCGAGGCGCAGCAGGCGGCCGCCTCGCTCCTCCAGGGCGGCGTGGGCGACGTCGCCCAGGTGGTCATCGCCAGCGAGAAAGCCTCGCTGGCCCTCCAGCTCGTGGCCACCGTGCGCAACGAGGCGCTGGCCGCCTATCAGGACGTGATGCGGACGCCGCTCTAG
- the hslU gene encoding ATP-dependent protease ATPase subunit HslU, which yields MPAPLHDPTPRQIVEELDKYIVGQAAAKRAVAVALRNRLRRRRLPPALREEILPKNILMIGPTGVGKTEIARRLARLVEAPFVKVEATKFTEVGYVGRDVDTMVRDLVEASLRMVREEHARQVRGRAEEAARERLLEALVPAPRARSGFRNPLEALMQGFGGAPEPEPPPEERQALAARRREVALRLDAGELEGESVEIEVEESRPPLLEMFGGQGSESFGINLQDLFGQGFPRRTRRRRMSVAEARKVLVEQEVDHLIDQDRLQAEAIYRAEQNGIIFIDEIDKIAEPGRGGYGPDVSREGVQRDILPIVEGTTVLTKYGPVRTDHILFVAAGAFHLSRPSDLIPELQGRFPIRVELEPLTAADFRRILVEPENALTKQYSALLATEGVELEWTEDGIEEIAELAQRVNEGTENIGARRLHTLLEKLLEDLSFRAPELAPATVRIDRDFVRRQLADVVADTDLSRYIL from the coding sequence ATGCCGGCCCCCTTGCACGACCCAACGCCGCGCCAGATCGTCGAGGAGCTCGACAAGTACATCGTCGGCCAGGCGGCGGCCAAGCGGGCGGTGGCGGTCGCCCTGCGCAACCGGCTGCGGCGTCGGCGCCTTCCTCCGGCGCTGCGCGAGGAGATCCTGCCCAAGAACATCCTCATGATCGGCCCCACCGGCGTGGGCAAGACGGAGATCGCCCGGCGCCTGGCACGCCTGGTGGAGGCGCCCTTCGTCAAGGTGGAGGCGACCAAGTTCACCGAGGTGGGCTACGTCGGGCGGGACGTAGACACCATGGTACGCGACTTGGTGGAGGCGTCGCTGCGCATGGTGCGCGAGGAGCATGCGCGCCAGGTGCGGGGGCGGGCGGAGGAGGCGGCCCGCGAGCGGTTGCTCGAGGCGCTGGTCCCCGCCCCGCGTGCCCGGAGCGGTTTCCGCAACCCCCTGGAGGCGCTGATGCAGGGCTTCGGGGGAGCCCCCGAGCCGGAGCCACCGCCCGAGGAGCGCCAGGCATTGGCCGCGCGCCGGCGGGAGGTGGCGCTGCGGCTCGACGCCGGCGAGCTGGAGGGGGAGAGCGTCGAGATCGAGGTGGAGGAGAGCCGGCCCCCCCTGCTCGAGATGTTCGGCGGCCAGGGGAGCGAGAGCTTCGGCATCAACCTCCAGGACCTGTTCGGCCAAGGTTTCCCCCGCCGGACCCGGCGGCGCCGCATGAGCGTGGCCGAGGCCAGGAAGGTGCTGGTCGAGCAGGAGGTGGACCACCTCATCGACCAGGACCGCCTCCAGGCCGAGGCCATCTACCGGGCCGAGCAGAACGGGATCATCTTCATCGACGAGATCGACAAGATCGCCGAGCCGGGCCGCGGCGGCTACGGTCCGGACGTCTCGCGCGAGGGTGTCCAGCGCGACATCCTGCCCATCGTGGAGGGCACCACCGTCCTGACCAAGTACGGGCCGGTGCGGACCGACCACATCCTCTTCGTCGCCGCCGGCGCTTTCCACCTCTCCAGGCCCAGTGACCTCATCCCCGAGCTCCAGGGCCGCTTCCCCATCCGTGTGGAGCTGGAGCCCCTGACCGCGGCCGACTTCCGGCGCATCCTGGTGGAGCCGGAGAACGCGCTGACCAAGCAGTACTCCGCCCTCCTGGCCACCGAGGGCGTGGAGCTGGAGTGGACGGAGGACGGCATCGAGGAGATCGCCGAGCTGGCGCAGCGGGTCAACGAGGGGACGGAGAACATCGGCGCCCGGCGCCTCCACACCCTGTTGGAAAAGCTCCTGGAGGACCTCTCCTTCCGCGCCCCCGAGCTGGCGCCCGCCACCGTCCGCATCGACCGCGACTTCGTCCGCCGGCAGCTGGCCGACGTGGTGGCGGACACCGACCTGAGCCGCTACATCCTCTGA